One segment of Anopheles stephensi strain Indian chromosome 3, UCI_ANSTEP_V1.0, whole genome shotgun sequence DNA contains the following:
- the LOC118513908 gene encoding E3 ubiquitin-protein ligase lubel isoform X8 translates to MSNNRQSTTTQSNSMASSPSNRFRGRNMPAWVQTESSDRVGPPPPPPPINNDPEYEVIDVANQQQYSNAPPPVPLKSPDIKRLTVMKCDLCGSVAPVVRCEQCDQNLFCVSCDDRYHRHPKRQTHVRKPIEPPAAVSPAPSMVKPPLPPKGEAGSSGPLPPPRRNKRPGSFHFPSPMFGRKQDQQTQHGVCPQGQPEQQQQQKPPPPPPSPALSLREKMNSLKRFIHPSNRPLPDPPENKIHSSNSSLDTVSKRSPSIGPNRSVSTTMEKIQSNTAATLDRMTLLQQRYRQHQEAMKSDGDRSRRASLTSNTDLQSSATESSNSFRNKPSGAFQHQQLQHQQHQQHQPIPSSQQLHSRWLNPPAPRIRSGSVASGINLLSVPGAPNGPGAGYVHDLTSSPGNSNAPSVSPIQHSEFGDAMPQMPSGPRSLSTFNLHQPPPPQPNMWGFNPLHQAQSMAHFNPMQWNQMNAWMGRGSQNGSNMSLNLPHGYPPQDPSGYPPAWGNAWNGMYPYPMGMMPMMPGVAMPPPRSRANSRSRAASPALSIKSRKSTMSMRNLNRNSFIDDLTDDEDSDDGFHRSRGRGGDRRRRERLNSTSSIDFDEPELQPAQSFVRASSVKHSRFNRERRPGAGSSARSLIDYPVSRKITAPAARYDREELTRDRFDKMSLSSPRKEPSDSFTNESDLEPEGRRGASNRSRSGNESISSPRKINSDSLTNDSDADFERRRQAKLKAAQNNLTASRRMTSDSHTNDSEPDQDRRKQQKSKAAPVPPATKKPIPSSDSDGREKQRRKSDTKSPSSKVVGAAPKKIPSDSHTPDTDGSEQRRRFASKQQRLRKNSSTEFIANESDEEKPAKKPEPEQIVNGLLEFRTISPTKSDSDEQRHLKTVEIKNIINDTRSEVEYDHTDIPEHSPPPPAPVTPDREWECEFCTYVNEPGVKICAICCKTATIGVVSGVARSESEPHTRSPPPDVVQETPQVTEVKLQIVPPQKPTNGKPPGETKKKDVDDEMDTEMDQVVGGEVVKSFSDGLKQETVEIPTDETDHVEKRIVKEKVSTGCGPSPPREIVEVRAMPATAEETLRVRASIGTSPPPQDMSTQSLPPSPHELSPQPGLQSSSRYHANQALHQTSHPSQPSAPSHRYGQQQDESLSYLDRAIHQIIQTAATQTLGATGRPAAVPEENMYRTFNDLRHIDSKAPVKITTLPAGSGQPKKPMVTMQSKAMDDHQDPEDAVPQLAREQSKEMQNGTTTKEEPSEMTLLLREAERYQFTAEELQAAMNHCGEKHPVQWLRSNWNKLIETVQTLATKYGHEKRENTIGTISTVEAREALKMHKGNIWRAITECIEQRQRKYREIASKGNFTREDIVTSLTAHHGNLELALVELSKTQLKPFLMRIWGPPSGADNDSGNLLLHQALQEDRTGISSEIQQFISAHVEQELLGVGSASEKPEQAPEQDLQSAKEDIEPELQELTEHENTAPATSSPPPEEDPREEVCEERATSASNTEILKDIEALIMQMERKQESTNGTVLRNIQQLLSQLVDAEPSSRSPSATSIRSQASDQRIMSKSPIPVRANSKPTPNHSPNPDRTIEDDVRDFVQENIQDILPNLVQQVRQELDAVKVNLRTKPKSLEDDIRETLMRAEYTENDYSNIHYFPFDKTDDTPVVFPERQPPTKVKTQQSSAPDEMDEYANIQKFLERAIRNEKTTTVFDQMKRSSYLIDSSSDEARQTAESTDYYDLVSINEKLMHLFTKAPSKELQPVQQIETEAKNSSNEERHASPHLVKNHASLANDQEELPQQAAQELTPPAEIAAEKKGVKKRRGSRIPVNKNNYLYRRPVKSSSESDFEVLVTNSKPIQASMVAIDHVAELRHVVDNIERIEHAIEVGDEVGEGEDPEDFEIINEPIYINLPPKRDSSEADNVVEPQQVVMHEPDSIAGAITDSSAVIDSVREEPKQLAVKDPVLESPNTAEEAPQQTINTDAVVISAPTVEEPKTQDSTSVVPSMVEEPPLQPSEPAITAVIQPVVEEPAKVEPQDLSLSSSNMSQDQPIKTNAAEEIQPVAEASISDIKAPNLPEQPQSEVIQVEKTLVEETPANPTTVIEPQPTASAPVTNDPVPDTSSILSEDNEEEDVIRHSSKLANNLSELVLDTKRLIQQMKDEINSDIATFNEDDAAYGEEYYEDEYEDEWEGEEEEEEEEEEWDSNEEYDVDENGDFYEYEDDDDDGSVMFSEMTIIDSANGKSRSVEQPPNEVIPVQEPPQMILPIINMAVVRENERNSASEVSDLPLDSDFNDAMSVIEQSVGELRNMLHLTEQALGPLELASSLHHASSVETLQNSPEQSEISEITLVPEIHNTTAGEESSDRTLVADENLPMTMKDVQTLMNAKAVIGGFIKIVQQIEQTGEERAMQEHVSLPEESPMVIYDSVKTSSTETTDNKPPSVIERNAVNGTNAILEEPIGTTDETQEQANAEASVFSAGPHNQMETAGSNSTEAPITQAVEDTARNPQLPTVTQGPVTPPQPQDVPEDVKLNQSLVNPAAPRTLSAEEHPVTDVINTQDHTNVSNETQSSPIVAPDESQNILSNQHAAPEYVNANALELAEANGPSSAIPDYATVFKAGAKLQVIEPAVEAADTTNQNPDNQDPITNRESEQTPGTAAEALETQRSTSNESEITSVASQGTSVLPIKEEPNVGERTAPEAVDSSATSSQEPHVTEETPAADVAERVVSNSQTENTISTTVPETTHKQQDPEDPANSSKTNTPVTDDHHTEAPITTASIAEQPSSELNTTHLLNGHAPDNRTQSRASSEEPSSSFVEIQPSQVIVHTPQTETLPPQVVPLEAPPRTTNIYQNVDIHPPASTTTTTPATTPIKSPPTRSKSKAPKLTVKVASAATSQSEDGASPTTPPTPTGQKANAKASKTKLESKKKSTTTTTTANASSPTADSTGRRPSLTRKKSIGGGVFGPVQTNTVKNMQKEFLNKAKESPKPSTSKVTPKPAKLVQPKAFTARASATPPASTSKAATPASEEASTSSARSTPGPSEPMPGSSRDTTYMCEKLLKKKYRETCFSDEYQTTDDEDESRMTITESERTIIKSLVKPYEPNSDPPEVQAKQLLEDGLVQTQAQAELAVQLIELRYARDNAIWAATQCHTIDEARDLLQKECELCLGVFPMNEIVSMLKCTHTCCLECAKEYFTQEITNRSITNCNCPYCKEPDLNGPDVTEDDVLEYFSNLDILLKNIVDEEVHDLFQRKIRDRTLTKDPNFKWCVHCSSGFFARPKQRRLVCPDCGSITCASCRKPWESQHEGLTCDKFAEWKEANDPELQAEGVQRHLQTHGISCPNCKFRYSLARGGCMHFTCTQCKFEFCYGCNKPFMMGAKCSVSPYCAKLGLHAHHPRNCLFYLRDKEPRDLQNLLLMNNVSFDTEPSEQMKQELTNGEGAIMKCPIPLQKETPAGLMDMICSADVPENHAGLCRTHYVEYLVGTVSKAQIDPLPILDLTDCVQELRRRGIPLPERGPWDTDEIYREMCQKLVKEKIPLDN, encoded by the exons ATGAGC AACAATCGACAGTCTACCACAACCCAGTCAAATAGTATGGCCTCAAGTCCTTCGAATAGATTCCGCGGCCGGAACATGCCTGCTTGGGTG CAGACCGAAAGCAGCGATCGTGTTGGTCCACCgcctccaccgccaccgatcAACAACGATCCCGAGTATGAGGTCATCGATGTGGCGAACCAGCAGCAATATTCCAATGCTCCACCTCCAGTACCGCTCAAGTCGCCAG ACATCAAACGGCTCACCGTGATGAAGTGCGATCTGTGCGGTTCCGTTGCGCCCGTCGTACGCTGCGAACAGTGCGACCAGAATCTGTTCTGTGTGTCCTGCGACGATCGTTACCATCGACACCCGAAACGCCAAACACATGTCAGAAAG CCGATCGAACCACCCGCGGCTGTGTCGCCGGCCCCGAGCATGGTGAAACCGCCGCTGCCACCGAAAGGTGAGGCCGGATCGAGCGGGCCACTGCCGCCGCCGAGAAGGAACAAGCGCCCCGGAAGCTTCCACTTTCCCAGTCCCATGTTTGGCCGCAAGCAGGACCAGCAG ACGCAACATGGAGTCTGTCCACAAGGacagccggagcagcagcaacagcagaagccGCCTCCACCGCCGCCGAGTCCCGCTCTCTCCTTGCGAGAAAAAATGAACTCCCTAAAGCGCTTCATTCATCCGTCGAACAGGCCACTGCCTGACCCTCCGGAGAATAAAATTCATT CTTCCAACTCATCCTTGGATACCGTCTCGAAACGTTCGCCTTCGATCGGGCCCAACCGATCCGTTTCGACCACGATGGAAAAGATCCAAAGCAATACGGCCGCCACCTTGGATCGTATGACGCTGCTACAGCAACGCTACCGACAGCACCAGGAAGCAATGAAGTCTGACGGAGATCGCAGTAGACGAGCGAGTCTTACGTCCAACACGGACCtgcag TCATCCGCCACTGAGTCATCAAACAGCTTCCGCAACAAGCCATCGGGTGCttttcagcaccagcagctccagcaccagcagcaccagcagcatcagccgATACCATCTTCGCAACAGTTGCATTCGAGATGGCTTAACCCGCCGGCACCCAGAATACGATCTGGCAGTGTTGCTTCGGGCATTAATCTACTGTCCGTCCCGGGGGCACCGAACGGACCGGGTGCAGGCTATGTCCACGATCTGACGAGCTCACCGGGCAATAGTAATGCACCGTCTGTCTCTCCTATACAGCACTCGGAGTTTGGCGATGCGATGCCGCAGATGCCTAGCGGGCCTCGAAGTCTCAGTACGTTCAACCTGCATcagccaccaccgccacagcCCAACATGTGGGGATTCAACCCGTTGCATCAG GCTCAGTCCATGGCACACTTCAATCCGATGCAGTGGAATCAGATGAATGCCTGGATGGGACGAGGATCGCAGAACGGGTCCAACATGAGTCTCAATCTACCGCACGGATATCCACCGCAGGACCCCTCGGGATATCCACCAGCGTGGGGCAACGCTTGGAATGGCATGTATCCCTACCCAATGGGTATGATGCCTATGATGCCAG GTGTCGCCATGCCTCCACCAAGATCCCGAGCGAACTCCCGATCGCGTGCTGCTTCACCGGCACTCAGCATCAAGTCACGTAAATCCACCATGTCCATGCGCAATCTCAACCGCAACAGCTTCATCGACGACCTTACCGACGATGAAGATTCGGATGATGGATTCCACCGCTCCCGAGGACGTGGTGGTGATCGCCGCCGCCGAGAGCGTCTCAACTCGACCAGCAGCATCGATTTCGACGAACCTGAACTACAACCAGCACAATCCTTCGTGCGTGCATCGAGTGTAAAACATTCGCGGTTCAACCGAGAGCGTCGTCCGGGGGCTGGATCCTCAGCTCGTTCGCTGATCGATTACCCAGTGTCGAGAAAGATCACGGCTCCGGCTGCTCGTTACGATCGTGAAGAGTTGACACGCGATCGCTTCGACAAGATGTCTCTTTCATCGCCCCGTAAAGAGCCATCCGATTCCTTCACCAACGAGTCCGATCTTGAGCCGGAAGGTCGACGTGGCGCCTCGAATAGATCACGCTCCGGCAACGAAAGCATCAGTTCACCGCGCAAAATCAACTCCGATTCGCTGACGAACGATTCCGATGCGGACTTTGAGCGTAGACGACAGGCTAAACTGAAGGCGGCTCAGAACAATCTGACCGCTTCGAGGCGCATGACATCCGATTCGCACACGAACGATTCCGAGCCGGATCAGGACCGTCGCAAACAGCAGAAGAGTAAGGCTGCCCCAGTACCTCCAGCAACAAAGAAACCCATACCAAGCTCCGATTCGGACGGGCGTGAGAAGCAGCGACGAAAGAGTGACACCAAGTCCCCGAGCTCCAAAGTTGTAGGTGCCGCGCCCAAAAAGATCCCCTCCGATTCACACACACCGGATACGGATGGATCGGAGCAGAGAAGACGTTTCGCCTCAAAACAACAGCGTCTGCGTAAGAACTCCAGCACCGAGTTCATCGCCAACGAATCGGACGAGGAAAAGCCGGCAAAGAAGCCCGAACCGGAACAGATTGTAAATGGACTGCTCGAGTTCCGTACCATCTCTCCAACGAAATCGGATTCTGACGAGCAGAGGCATCTGAAGACGGTCGAGATCAAGAACATCATCAACGACACCCGATCGGAGGTGGAGTACGACCACACGGACATCCCGGAACATTCACCACCTCCGCCAGCCCCCGTCACACCGGACCGTGAGTGGGAGTGTGAGTTCTGTACGTACGTCAACGAGCCCGGCGTGAAGATATGTGCCATCTGCTGCAAAACGGCCACGATCGGTGTGGTAAGCGGTGTGGCCCGGTCGGAGTCCGAACCACACACTCGATCACCGCCACCAGACGTTGTCCAGGAGACGCCTCAGGTTACCGAGGTGAAGCTGCAGATCGTACCGCCCCAGAAGCCGACCAACGGTAAGCCCCCAGGagaaacgaagaagaaag ATGTTGACGACGAGATGGACACCGAGATGGACCAGGTTGTTGGGGGCGAGGTTGTCAAGTCGTTTAGCGATGGGCTCAAGCAGGAAACAGTTGAGATTCCCACTGACGAAACTGACCACGTTGAGAAAAGGATTGTTAAGGAAAAGGTATCCACAGGTTGCGGTCCTTCGCCTCCGAGGGAAATTGTTGAGGTTCGAGCCATGCCAGCGACGGCAGAGGAAACATTGCGAGTCAGAGCTTCGATCGGGACATCACCACCTCCACAAGATATGTCCACTCAG AGtctaccaccatcaccacacgAACTGAGTCCTCAGCCAGGTCTGCAGAGCTCGTCGCGGTACCACGCCAACCAAGCACTGCATCAAACGTCCCATCCGTCACAACCATCAGCCCCATCTCATCGCTACGGTCAGCAGCAGGATGAAAGCCTATCCTATCTGGACCGTGCCATCCATCAGATCATTCAAACGGCCGCGACTCAGACTCTCGGTGCTACGGGCCGTCCGGCAGCAGTTCCCGAGGAGAACATGTATCGCACATTTAACGATCTACGTCACATAGATTCGAAGGCACCGGTGAAGATCACCACACTGCCTGCTGGTAGTGGACAACCGAAGAAACCGATGGTGACAATG CAATCAAAAGCCATGGACGACCATCAAGATCCCGAGGATGCGGTGCCTCAGCTCGCGAGAGAGCAATCCAAAGAGATGCAGAATGGTACAACAACTAAAGAAGAGCCTTCGGAGATGACACTTCTTTTGCGG GAAGCAGAGCGATACCAATTTACCGCCGAAGAGTTGCAAGCTGCTATGAATCACTGTGGCGAGAAGCATCCGGTCCAGTGGCTTCGCAGCAACTGGAACAAACTGATCGAAACCGTACAAACATTGGCCACCAAGTATGGGCACGAAAAGCGAGAAAACACCATCGGCACCATCTCGACCGTGGAAGCTCGGGAAGCACTCAAAATGCATAAAGGCAACATCTGGCGTGCGATCACGGAATGTATCGAGCAGCGGCAGCGCAAATATCGTGAGATCGCCTCGAAGGGCAACTTCACCCGGGAGGACATCGTCACCAGTCTGACGGCGCACCACGGCAACCTTGAGCTGGCGCTGGTCGAGCTAAGCAAAACGCAGCTCAAACCGTTCCTGATGCGCATCTGGGGGCCACCGAGCGGGGCCGACAACGATAGTGGCAACTTGCTGCTACACCAAGCGCTCCAAGAGGATCGCACCGGAATCA GCAGCGAAATTCAACAGTTTATCAGTGCCCATGTGGAACAGGAATTGCTTGGAGTAGGATCAGCGTCCGAGAAACCAGAGCAAGCTCCGGAGCAAGACTTGCAATCCGCGAAAGAGGACATAGAGCCTGAATTGCAGGAGCTAACGGAACACGAAAACACAGCACCAGCAACGTCATCACCACCTCCGGAGGAAGATCCACGCGAAGAGGTATGTGAAGAACGCGCGACATCCGCTTCCAATACGGAAATATTAAAGGACATCGAGGCACTGATCATGCAAATGGAACGAAAGCAAGAGTCCACCAACGGAACGGTTTTGCGCAACATACAGCAACTGCTCAGCCAGCTGGTAGACGCCGAACCCAGCTCCAGGTCTCCATCGGCAACCTCAATACGATCGCAGGCAAGTGATCAGCGTATCATGAGCAAAAGTCCCATTCCCGTACGTGCGAACAGCAAGCCAACTCCGAACCATTCGCCCAATCCCGATCGAACCATCGAGGACGACGTACGTGACTTTGTACAGGAAAACATACAGGACATCCTGCCGAACCTGGTCCAACAGGTGCGGCAGGAGCTGGACGCGGTAAAGGTGAATCTACGGACGAAACCAAAATCATTGGAAGACGACATACGCGAGACGTTGATGCGGGCCGAATACACTGAGAACGATTACAGTAACATTCATTACTTTCCATTCGATAAAACCGACGACACGCCGGTAGTTTTCCCCGAGCGTCAGCCACCGACGAAGGTGAAGACACAACAGTCATCAGCTCCAGATGAAATGGATGAGTATGCCAATATTCAGAAATTTCTTGAACGTGCGATCCGAAACGAGAAAACAACTACCGTGTTTGACCAGATGAAGCGGAGCAGCTATCTGATCGATAGCAGCTCCGACGAAGCACGTCAAACGGCGGAGTCCACTGACTATTACGATTTGGTGTCGATCAATGAGAAGCTGATGCATCTGTTCACTAAGGCTCCTTCGAAGGAGCTTCAACCAGTACAACAGATCGAGACAGAAGCGAAGAATTCGTCTAATGAGGAAAGGCATGCATCTCCACATCTGGTCAAGAATCACGCTTCTTTAGCTAATGATCAAGAGGAACTTCCCCAGCAAGCTGCCCAAGAGTTAACGCCACCAGCAGAAATAGCAGCTGAGAAGAAGGGAGTCAAGAAACGACGAGGATCGCGCATTCCCGTCAACAAGAACAATTATCTCTACCGACGCCCTGTCAAGAGCTCTTCGGAGAGTGACTTTGAAGTACTGGTCACAAACTCGAAACCAATTCAAGCCTCCATGGTTGCTATCGATCATGTGGCGGAATTGCGACACGTGGTGGACAATATTGAGCGGATCGAGCATGCCATTGAGGTAGGAGATGAAGTCGGCGAAGGAGAGGATCCGGAAGATTTTGAGATCATAAATGAGCCTATCTACATCAATCTGCCTCCAAAGCGAGATTCTTCTGAGGCGGATAATGTGGTTGAACCACAACAGGTTGTAATGCATGAACCGGACTCGATTGCTGGTGCAATAACGGATTCCAGTGCTGTAATCGATTCAGTCAGGGAAGAACCTAAACAACTAGCAGTGAAAGACCCGGTACTGGAGAGTCCGAACACAGCTGAAGAAGCTCCTCAGCAAACAATCAATACTGATGCTGTTGTGATTAGTGCACCTACAGTAGAAGAGCCTAAAACGCAAGATTCTACATCTGTTGTGCCAAGTATGGTAGAAGAACCTCCTCTACAACCTTCAGAACCAGCTATTACTGCTGTTATTCAGCCAGTTGTAGAAGAACCAGCGAAGGTTGAGCCTCAAGATCTTTCTTTGAGCAGTTCGAATATGAGCCAGGATCAACCGATCAAAACAAATGCTGCCGAAGAGATCCAGCCAGTAGCTGAAGCTTCAATTTCAGATATAAAGGCACCAAATCTGCCAGAACAACCACAAAGTGAAGTGATTCAAGTAGAGAAGACTCTAGTAGAGGAAACTCCAGCTAATCCGACTACAGTAATAGAGCCTCAACCTACAGCTTCTGCCCCCGTTACAAACGATCCTGTCCCGGATACATCGTCCATATTATCAGAAGAtaatgaagaagaagacgtaATCAGGCATAGCTCCAAGCTCGCCAATAATCTTTCCGAGCTAGTTCTGGACACCAAGCGGCTCATTCAACAAATGAAGGACGAGATCAACTCCGACATAGCAACGTTCAACGAGGATGACGCAGCGTACGGGGAAGAATATTACGAGGACGAGTACGAAGACGAATGGGAAggcgaggaggaggaggaggaggaggaagaagagtGGGATTCCAACGAAGAGTACGATGTGGACGAGAATGGAGATTTCTACGAGTACgaagacgatgacgatgatggatCGGTAATGTTCTCCGAGATGACCATCATCGATTCTGCCAACGGAAAATCAAGAAGCGTCGAGCAACCGCCCAATGAAGTGATCCCAGTTCAAGAACCACCACAGATGATTCTGCCCATCATCAATATGGCGGTCGTAAgggaaaacgaacgaaacagtGCCTCGGAGGTGAGCGATCTTCCGCTGGACAGTGACTTCAACGATGCGATGAGTGTGATCGAACAATCGGTCGGTGAGCTAAGAAACATGCTACACCTAACCGAGCAAGCGCTTGGTCCTTTGGAACTTGCCTCTTCACTGCATCATGCTTCCAGTGTGGAAACGCTTCAAAACAGCCCAGAGCAGAGCGAGATAAGTGAGATCACCCTGGTGCCTGAGATACACAATACAACCGCGGGAGAAGAATCAAGCGATCGGACGCTGGTGGCGGACGAGAACCTTCCGATGACGATGAAGGATGTGCAAACGTTGATGAACGCCAAAGCAGTTATTGGAGGCTTTATCAAAATTGTACAGCAAATAGAACAAACTGGTGAAGAACGCGCGATGCAGGAGCACGTATCGTTGCCAGAGGAATCGCCAATGGTGATATACGATTCGGTGAAGACATCCTCAACGGAGACGACAGATAATAAGCCACCTTCTGTTATTGAGAGGAACGCTGTGAATGGGACGAACGCTATCCTGGAGGAACCAATCGGCACAACGGATGAAACACAAGAGCAAGCAAATGCTGAAGCGAGTGTTTTTAGTGCAGGCCCTCATAATCAAATGGAGACTGCAGGAAGTAATAGTACTGAGGCTCCAATCACTCAAGCTGTTGAAGATACGGCGAGGAACCCGCAATTGCCGACTGTTACCCAAGGTCCAGTAACACCTCCTCAACCACAAGATGTACCTGAAGATGTCAAGCTGAACCAAAGTTTAGTAAATCCAGCAGCTCCTCGTACACTCTCTGCAGAAGAGCATCCAGTGACTGACGTTATAAACACACAAGATCATAcgaatgtttcaaatgaaacGCAATCATCTCCGATTGTAGCTCCTGACGAATCCCAGAACATACTTTCGAATCAGCATGCAGCACCCGAGTATGTCAATGCAAACGCCTTAGAGCTGGCTGAAGCGAATGGTCCTAGCTCGGCCATTCCCGATTACGCAACAGTATTTAAAGCAGGAGCCAAACTTCAAGTCATTGAGCCTGCAGTAGAAGCAGCTGATACTACAAACCAGAATCCAGATAATCAAGATCCAATTACTAATCGAGAGAGTGAGCAAACTCCtggaacagcagcagaagcctTAGAAACACAGAGGAGCACTTCAAATGAATCAGAAATCACGTCAGTTGCTAGCCAAGGTACTTCCGTACTGCCAATCAAAGAAGAACCAAACGTTGGGGAGAGAACAGCACCCGAGGCTGTTGATTCTTCGGCCACGAGTTCCCAAGAGCCGCATGTAACGGAGGAAACTCCAGCGGCTGATGTTGCGGAACGTGTTGTTAGCAACTCACAGACTGAGAACACGATCAGTACAACTGTTCCAGAAACTACTCACAAACAACAAGATCCTGAGGATCCTGCAAACTCATCCAAAACCAACACACCAGTGACAGACGATCATCACACTGAAGCTCCCATTACTACTGCTAGTATAGCTGAGCAGCCTTCATCGGAGCTAAATACGACCCATTTGCTCAACGGACATGCACCGGACAATCGTACCCAATCTCGTGCCTCTTCCGAAGAGCCTTCATCCAGCTTCGTCGAAATACAACCATCACAGGTCATTGTTCACACACCCCAAACGGAAACTCTTCCACCACAAGTCGTTCCACTCGAAGCACCACCCCGCACCACAAACATCTACCAAAATGTGGACATTCATCCCCCCGCTtcaaccaccactaccaccccCGCTACTACCCCCATCAAGAGTCCACCCACCCGCTCAAAATCGAAAGCCCCCAAACTAACCGTTAAAGTTGCATCCGCCGCTACTTCGCAGTCGGAGGATGGTGCCTCCCCGACAACGCCACCAACTCCCACTGGCCAGAAGGCTAACGCCAAAGCTTCCAAAACTAAACTCGAAAGTAAGAAgaaatccaccaccaccaccaccaccgcaaaCGCCTCATCCCCCACGGCCGATTCGACCGGCCGTCGGCCATCGCTCACGCGCAAGAAATCGATCGGTGGTGGCGTGTTTGGACCGGTGCAAACAAACACGGTCAAGAACATGCAGAAAGAGTTCCTGAACAAGGCGAAGGAATCGCCCAAACCGAGCACGTCCAAGGTTACGCCCAAACCGGCCAAGCTCGTACAGCCGAAGGCGTTTACCGCCCGCGCGTCCGCTACACCGCCCGCTTCCACGAGCAAAGCTGCCACACCGGCCTCCGAGGAGGCTAGTACCTCCTCGGCTAGATCCACGCCCGGGCCGAGTGAACCGATGCCGGGCAGTTCGCGCGATACGACGTACATGTGCGAGAAGCtgctgaagaagaagtatCGCGAAACGTGCTTTAGCGATGAGTACCAAACGACCGATGACGAGGACGAAAGCCGGATGACGATCACCGAAAGCGAGCGCACCATTATCAAGAGCCTGGTGAAACCGTACGAACCGAACAGTGACCCGCCAGAA GTCCAGGCGAAGCAGCTGCTAGAGGATGGTCTAGTACAAACTCAGGCCCAAGCAGAGCTCGCCGTGCAGCTGATTGAGCTTCGATACGCCCGAGATAACGCGATCTGGGCCGCGACACAGTGCCACACGATCGATGAAGCGCGAGATCTCCTGCAAAAGGAATGTGAACTTTGTCTCGGTGTGTTCCCGATGAACGAGATCGTGTCGATGCTGAAATGTACGCACACTTGCTGTCTCGAATGTGCCAAGGAGTACTTCACGCAGGAGATCACCAACCGGTCGATCACCAACTGCAACTGTCCGTACTGTAAAGAGCCGGATCTGAACGGGCCGGACGTGACGGAAGATGATGTGCTGGAGTACTTCTCGAACTTGGACATTCTGCTGAAGAACATTGTCGACGAGGAGGTGCACGATCTATTCCAGCGCAAGATCCGCGATCGTACGCTCACGAAGGATCCCAACTTTAAGTGGTGTGTCCACTGCTCGAGTGGATTCTTCGCGCGGCCCAAGCAGCGACGTCTGGTCTGTCCGGACTGTGGGTCGATCACTTGTGCCTCGTGTCGGAAGCCG TGGGAATCTCAGCACGAAGGATTAACGTGCGATAAGTTTGCCGAgtggaaggaagcaaacgaCCCGGAACTACAGGCCGAAGGTGTTCAGCGTCATCTGCAGACGCACGGTATTAGCTGCCCGAATTGCAAGTTCCGCTACTCGCTGGCCCGTGGAGGTTGTATGCACTTTACCTGCACGCAATGCAAGTTCGAGTTCTGTTACGGATGCAACAAACCGTTCATGATGGGTGCCAAGTGTAGTGTATCGCCGTACTGTGCCAAGCTGGGGCTGCATGCCCATCATCCGAGGAACTGTCTGTTCTATCTGCGCGACAAGGAGCCTCGGGATCTGCAAAACTTGCTGCTG ATGAACAACGTGTCCTTTGACACCGAGCCTTCGGAGCAAATGAAACAGGAGCTGACGAATGGAGAAGGTGCCATCATGAAGTGTCCCATTCCACTGCAAAAGGAAACACCGGCCGGTCTGATGGATATGATCTGCAGTGCAGACGTACCCGAGAATCATGCCGGATTGTGCAG AACCCATTACGTTGAATATTTGGTCGGTACGGTATCGAAAGCGCAGATCGATCCGCTACCGATACTGGATCTAACCGATTGTGTCCAAGAGTTGCGCCGGCGCGGCATACCACTCCCGGAACGGGGTCCCTGGGACACCGATGAAATTTATCGGGAAATGTGCCAGAAg CTCGTTAAGGAGAAAATTCCTCTTGACAATTAG